In Gemmatimonadota bacterium, a single genomic region encodes these proteins:
- a CDS encoding response regulator encodes MRQLFQNLIGNALKYRRPDDPPRIRVYSQVSSDGVEICVADSGIGFSDEAAERLFEPFTRLVGAEVASGAGIGMATARRIMDRFDGRISARGLPGQGAIFTMWFPMLEAEADAPSAVPVPCQLLLVDDSVEDRLIARRFIDKDLFTILEADSAEAAMKILRRETVHVVLSDFRMPGTNGLELLQQIRNHYPHIRTMLCSGGRLPEAVAGDPVIQAHFEKPPNAAALSEAVFGEGDVPEAA; translated from the coding sequence ATGAGGCAGCTATTCCAGAATCTGATCGGCAACGCGCTCAAGTACCGCCGGCCGGATGACCCGCCCCGCATTCGGGTCTACTCGCAAGTATCGTCTGACGGAGTGGAGATCTGTGTGGCCGATAGCGGTATCGGATTTTCCGACGAGGCAGCCGAGCGCTTGTTCGAGCCGTTTACCCGACTCGTCGGCGCCGAGGTCGCGTCGGGCGCCGGCATCGGCATGGCCACGGCTCGGCGCATCATGGACCGCTTCGACGGCCGGATCAGCGCCCGGGGTCTTCCCGGCCAAGGGGCGATCTTCACGATGTGGTTCCCGATGCTCGAGGCCGAGGCCGACGCGCCGTCGGCTGTTCCGGTGCCGTGCCAGCTACTACTGGTCGACGACAGCGTGGAAGATCGCTTGATCGCACGTCGCTTCATCGACAAAGACCTGTTTACCATCCTCGAAGCGGATTCCGCGGAAGCCGCGATGAAGATCCTCCGGCGCGAGACCGTGCACGTCGTGCTCTCCGACTTTCGCATGCCGGGCACGAACGGTCTCGAGCTCCTGCAGCAGATCCGCAACCACTACCCGCACATCAGGACCATGCTCTGCTCAGGCGGTCGGCTCCCCGAGGCGGTTGCCGGCGACCCTGTGATTCAGGCGCATTTCGAAAAACCTCCAAATGCGGCTGCACTTTCCGAGGCCGTGTTCGGCGAAGGCGACGTCCCAGAGGCCGCCTAG
- a CDS encoding HAMP domain-containing protein, whose amino-acid sequence MAEAGRAAGNLATTSVVGAIIAIAIATFTGWLVSKELVTGLADLLSGTNALAGGRLTTRVPAKHDNEIGRLSRAFNIMAARLEDSQSRLMGAAENQTQHAMEAHEQQLLLTESNQNLSEFAHGVSHDLKAPLRQIATFARMELERSSELELETRTTLEQVITLSSQMKELVEGVMSFADTDPSADTSGTGGPVSGRSRRAERSANQNRGGGGVVRGRVPADRNGA is encoded by the coding sequence GTGGCGGAAGCTGGTCGCGCCGCGGGGAACTTGGCCACGACCTCCGTCGTAGGCGCGATCATCGCCATCGCCATCGCGACATTTACCGGCTGGCTGGTTTCGAAGGAGCTCGTGACCGGTCTGGCGGATCTTCTCTCCGGAACCAACGCACTGGCCGGAGGGCGGCTTACGACCCGCGTGCCCGCAAAGCACGACAACGAGATCGGGAGGCTGAGTCGCGCTTTCAACATCATGGCGGCCCGCCTCGAGGATTCGCAAAGCCGTCTCATGGGTGCCGCAGAGAACCAGACGCAACACGCCATGGAGGCCCACGAACAACAGTTGCTGCTGACCGAAAGCAACCAGAACCTGTCGGAGTTCGCCCACGGGGTGTCGCACGACCTCAAGGCGCCGCTTCGACAGATCGCCACGTTCGCCCGCATGGAGCTGGAGCGAAGTAGCGAGCTCGAGCTCGAAACTCGAACCACATTGGAGCAGGTGATCACCCTGAGCAGCCAGATGAAGGAGCTGGTAGAGGGGGTGATGTCGTTCGCGGATACCGACCCGAGCGCAGATACCAGCGGAACCGGTGGACCTGTCTCAGGTCGTTCACGACGTGCGGAACGCTCTGCAAATCAGAATCGAGGAGGTGGGGGCGTCGTTCGAGGTAGAGTCCCTGCCGACCGTAATGGCGCATAG